CGGCAAGTCGCTCGAGGCGGCGGTGACGATCGGCGCGGACGCGGGCACCGTCGCGCTGCTGGCCTCCTTCGGCGAGACGCAGCTCAAGGAGATCTTCATCGTGACCGGCGTCACCGTGCGCGAGGACCCGGCCGCCGCGAGCCCCGCGGTCGAGGTGCGGCGGGCGGGCGGGCGCAAGTGCGGCCGCTGCTGGACGTGGTCCGAGGGCGTCGGCGCGGACGCGGCGCACCCCGAGGTCTGCCCGCGCTGCGCCTCGGCGCTGGCGGTCATCCGGGCGAAGCGGGGGGGGCAGGCTTGACAGTGTCAGGGGCGGTGCGGAAGAATGCGCGCATGAACAGGAAGGGCCGCACCGCGGCGCGCTGGGGCGCGCTCTGGCTGGCCGCGGCGCTGCTGGCGGCGCCCGGCTGCACGTACTTCGACGATCACTGGCCGAGCTTTCCCGGGACCCCCTTCACGCCCGAGCAGCCCGAGGGCAAGGTCACGCTCACCACGCTGCAGGCCGATACCATCGGCGCCGCGAGCGAGGGGTGCTCGCCGGGGGGGACCGTCTTCTGGGGGACGGTCACGAACACGGGGGACATGAACGTCGCGGACGTCGTCATCACCCTCACGCCCTTCAACGCCGCGGGCGCCGCCCTCGGCTCCTTCAGCGGCCTGGTCTACAACGGGACCATCGACGACACCGACCCGGACAACCCCGTCTTCGGCACCACGCTCGAGGTCCTGCAGTCCGGCTCGTTCAAGGTCTGCGCGTCCATACCGGTCGGGGCCGTGGCCCGCACCGAGTACCGCACCACGTTCACGATCATCGACGAGGTCCAGTGAGCGTCCGCGCCTGCGCGCCCGCGGCCCTGCTCGCCGCGGTCGGGTGCGCCGCGCTCGCCGGCTGCGTGGACGCCACGGCGACGCGCCGCCAGAACGCGGAAGCCCACTACCGCATGGCCACGGCGGCGCTCCAGCAGCCTGGCGGCATCCAGAGCGAGGTCAACCGGCGCGCCGCCTACCCGGAGCTGACGCAGGCGATCGGGATCGAGCCCGGGAACGCGCAGTTCCACCAGACGCTGGGCGCGATCTACTTCTACGGGGAGGACTACGGGGCCGCCGAGGGCGAGTTCAAGCGCGCGCTCGCGCTGGACCCGAAGGCGGCGGAGGCGCACAACAACCTGGGCCTCGTCTACCTCGCGCAGGAGCACCCCGCCGAGGCGGCCGGCGAGTTCAAGAAGGCGCTCGCGAACCTCGCCTACCCGACGCCCGAGATCGCGGCCTTCAACCTCGGGAACGCGCAGTACCGCCTCGGCAACTACGAAGAGGCCATCGAGGCCTACGAGCGTTCGCTGAAGATCCTGCCCGAGAACTTCGACGGGCAGTTCGGCGTCGGCCTGAGCTACGCGCGCCTCGGCCGCCTCGCGGAGGCGGAGCGCGCGTACGCGGAGGCGGCCCGCCTGCGCCCCGACGCCGTGCGCGCGCACTACGAGCTGGGCATGACGCTCTTCAAGCTCGGGCGCAAGGGCGAGGCGGCGGCGCAGTTCCGCAGGGTCGTCGAGCTGGAACCGGCCGGCGAGCTCGGGGAGCAGTCGCGCATCTACCTCAAGCTGATCAAGTAGGGGCTCACCGCGTGTCCGAGCCCGCCCCCGCGGCCGGCGCCTTCCGGCCGGCAGCCCTCCGGATCGGATCGCTCAGCGTCTTCCCGCCGCTGGTGCTCGCGCCGATGGCCGGGCTCACCCACGCCCCGCTGCGCCGGTTGCTCGGCGAGCTCGGCGGCGTCGGGCTCTTCTACTCCGAGATGCTCAGCGCCCGCGCGCTGCGCCACGAGCTGCCCGGACGCTCGCGACAGCTGGCGGCGGCCGAGCGCGGACGTCCCCTGTGCCTGCAGATCTTCGCCGCCGAGCCCGAGCAGATCGCGCCCGCGGTGGCGGCCGGCGACGGCTGGCGCCCCGAGGTCTGGGACCTGAACTTCGGCTGCCCCGCCCCCGAGATCCTGCGGCAGGGCGCCGGGGGGGCGCTCGCGCGCGACCTGAGCCGGGCCTGGCGCATGGCGGAGGCGATGCGCCAGGCGGTCACGGGGCCGCTGCTCTTCAAGATCCGGGCCGAGGAGGACGGCGCGCGCCTCCTCGAGTTCGCGCGCCTCCTGGAGGCCGCAGGGGCCGACGGGATCGTCGTCCATGGCCGCACCGCCCGCGAGAAGCTCTGCCGCCCGGCGCGCTGGGAGCCGATCGCGGCGGTGGCCGCCGCGGTGCGCATCCCGGTGATCGGCAACGGCGACGTGCGGTCCTCGGCGGACGCCGAGCGCCTGCTCGCCGAGACCGGCTGCGCCGGCGTCATGATCGGCCGCGCGGCGGCGGAGCGGCCGTGGATCTTCCGCGAGATCGCCGCCGGCTGGGGCCTGCCGGTGCCGCCGCTGCGGCTGCGCACGCGCAGCGCCGTCTACCGCCGCCTCGCCAAGCTCCTGCACGAGCACCTCGGCCACCCGCGCGACCTGTACCGGCTGCGCGAGTTCACCGGCTACTTCGCGAAGAACTACAAGTTCGGCCACCAGCTCTGGAAGGAGGTCCAGAACGCCGCGGACGTCGGGACGGCGCGGCGGATCGCCAAGGACTTCTTCTCGCGGCAGGAGGACGCCGGGGAGACGCTGGCGTGAGCGAGGCCCCCTGGTACGCGGACGGGCTGCGCTTCGCGTGCCGCCGCTGCGGCGCCTGCTGCACGGGCGGACCCGGGTACGTGTGGCTTCGCGCCGGCGAGGCGGCCGCGCTCGCCGCCCGGCTCGGGCTGGACGAGCCGGCCTTCATCGAGCGCCACACGCGGCGCGAGTTCGGGCTGCTGAGCCTGCGCGAGGAGGAGGACGGCCGCTGCGTCCTCTTCGTGCCCGGCGCCGGGTGCCTGGCCTACGAGGCGCG
This window of the bacterium genome carries:
- a CDS encoding tetratricopeptide repeat protein, with amino-acid sequence MSVRACAPAALLAAVGCAALAGCVDATATRRQNAEAHYRMATAALQQPGGIQSEVNRRAAYPELTQAIGIEPGNAQFHQTLGAIYFYGEDYGAAEGEFKRALALDPKAAEAHNNLGLVYLAQEHPAEAAGEFKKALANLAYPTPEIAAFNLGNAQYRLGNYEEAIEAYERSLKILPENFDGQFGVGLSYARLGRLAEAERAYAEAARLRPDAVRAHYELGMTLFKLGRKGEAAAQFRRVVELEPAGELGEQSRIYLKLIK
- a CDS encoding tRNA-dihydrouridine synthase family protein, coding for MSEPAPAAGAFRPAALRIGSLSVFPPLVLAPMAGLTHAPLRRLLGELGGVGLFYSEMLSARALRHELPGRSRQLAAAERGRPLCLQIFAAEPEQIAPAVAAGDGWRPEVWDLNFGCPAPEILRQGAGGALARDLSRAWRMAEAMRQAVTGPLLFKIRAEEDGARLLEFARLLEAAGADGIVVHGRTAREKLCRPARWEPIAAVAAAVRIPVIGNGDVRSSADAERLLAETGCAGVMIGRAAAERPWIFREIAAGWGLPVPPLRLRTRSAVYRRLAKLLHEHLGHPRDLYRLREFTGYFAKNYKFGHQLWKEVQNAADVGTARRIAKDFFSRQEDAGETLA
- a CDS encoding YkgJ family cysteine cluster protein, with translation MSEAPWYADGLRFACRRCGACCTGGPGYVWLRAGEAAALAARLGLDEPAFIERHTRREFGLLSLREEEDGRCVLFVPGAGCLAYEARPRQCRTWPFWPRIVASRGAWEKEAAGCPGMGSGELFGAERIEELAREPVRPPARGGR